In Vulpes lagopus strain Blue_001 chromosome 1, ASM1834538v1, whole genome shotgun sequence, a genomic segment contains:
- the LOC121487992 gene encoding alpha-1,6-mannosyl-glycoprotein 4-beta-N-acetylglucosaminyltransferase-like, whose translation MRRRPWGCVIAAVPLVVLSFLLQENEEEHLTENPSLEEKKKTLWRLNQEQLGSESRDHLAAFKDMREAAPVLQQATYRLLAGAPPQGRRLLAAGIALERGPRGTYLLDTLRSLFQASSEAELDHVLVLVHLSGGDPAWLGQTAANISGLFGRHIEAGRLLVIGGGLGGAPGPGHPGSPSRGSACGARQAGRRASYALLMNFARNLSEYFLVMGDRVRCSPEFISSVSRVLWAWRALPWAVLEFSGLRLSGKVVRAGDLGRLASLLLFPADLPIPSLLSEFRLLLAQDAPIRFNPAVFHGSGRGSAAGDPCAPLEEEEEEEEEEAASGEPDNPAATVLSDMMAVGSAPPQVAYVLNKECYSALSPVRGNYLAVAWDRPQRVARVAVLTGSEPHGLHLLRQGHVELGLGPPVAGHCGRHSLLGPLVAGRLDQAVFSEARLSCLRLLVLAPQEPWLLVRQIRVWTWPEEADAEPAASGEDARPAPTRQ comes from the exons ATGCGTCGCCGCCCGTGGGGATGTGTCATAGCTGCTGTGCCCCTCGTCGTCCTGAGCTTCCTCCTCCAAGAGAACGAGGAAGAGCATCTCACGGAGAACCCATCGTTG gaggaaaagaagaaaacgcTGTGGCGACTCAATCAGGAGCAACTGGGCTCTGAGAGCAGGGACCACCTGGCGGCCTTCAAGGACATGCGGGAAGCCGCCCCTGTCCTCCAGCAGGCCACCTACCGGCTCCTGGCTGGAGCCCCTCCGCAGGGAAGGA GGCTGCTGGCGGCCGGCATCGCCTTGGAGCGGGGCCCGCGTGGGACCTACCTGCTGGACACCCTGCGGTCCCTTTTCCAGGCCTCGTCAGAAGCCGAGCTGGACCacgtgctggtgctggtgcaccTGTCGGGGGGTGACCCCGCGTGGCTCGGCCAGACGGCTGCCAACATCTCGGGGCTCTTCGGGCGCCACATTGAAGCCGGGAGGCTGCTGGTGATCGGCGGTGGCCTCGGGGGGGCCCCGGGCCCGGGGCACCCGGGCTCCCCGAGTCGCGGCTCGGCCTGCGGGGCGCGGCAGGCCGGGCGCAGGGCCAGCTACGCGCTCCTCATGAACTTCGCTCGCAACCTGTCCGAATACTTTCTGGTGATGGGAGATCGCGTTCGCTGCAGCCCCGAATTCATTTCCAGCGTCTCCCGGGTCCTGTGGGCCTGGAGAGCGCTCCCCTGGGCCGTCCTGGAGTTCTCGGGCCTGCGCCTCTCGGGGAAGGTCGTGCGCGCGGGGGACCTGGGCCGCCTGGCCTCCCTGCTCCTGTTCCCCGCCGACCTTCCCATCCCCTCGCTCCTCTCCGAGTTCCGTCTCCTCCTGGCCCAGGACGCCCCGATCCGCTTCAACCCGGCGGTCTTCCACGGCTCGGGCCGGGGCTCGGCGGCCGGGGACCCGTGCGCgcccctggaggaggaggaggaggaggaggaggaggaggcggcgtcCGGGGAGCCCGACAACCCGGCCGCCACCGTCCTCAGCGACATGATGGCCGTGGGGAGCGCCCCGCCCCAGGTGGCCTATGTCCTGAACAAGGAGTGCTACTCCGCGCTCAGCCCCGTGCGGGGCAACTACCTGGCCGTGGCCTGGGACAGGCCGCAGAGGGTGGCCCGCGTGGCGGTGCTGACGGGCTCTGAGCCGCACGGGCTGCACCTGCTGCGCCAGGGCCACGTGGAGCTGGGCCTCGGGCCGCCGGTCGCGGGCCACTGCGGCCGCCACTCCCTGCTGGGCCCGCTGGTGGCCGGGCGCCTGGACCAGGCCGTGTTCTCCGAGGCGCGCCTGAGCTGCCTGCGGCTGCTCGTGCTGGCGCCCCAGGAGCCCTGGCTGCTGGTCAGGCAGATCAGGGTCTGGACGTGGCCCGAGGAGGCGGACGCCGAGCCCGCGGCCTCCGGGGAGGACGCCAGGCCCGCCCCAACCCGCCAATAA